The following proteins come from a genomic window of Pseudomonas sp. MAG733B:
- the creB gene encoding two-component system response regulator CreB — translation MPHILIVEDEAAIADTLIFALQGEGFTTTWLTLGAAALEHQRRTPADLIILDIGLPDISGFETCKQLRRFSEVPVMFLSARDGEIDRVVGLEIGADDYVVKPFSPREVAARVRAILKRAVPKNLAETAPTLFRVDNERVQITYRGQALSLTRHEFRLLQCLLEQPERVFSREQLLDALGVAADAGYERSIDSHIKSVRAKLRLVKADAEPIQTHRGLGYSYSPGHS, via the coding sequence ATGCCTCATATCCTGATTGTCGAAGACGAAGCGGCGATTGCCGACACCCTGATTTTTGCCTTGCAGGGCGAGGGCTTTACGACCACGTGGCTGACCCTGGGTGCGGCGGCGCTGGAGCATCAGCGGCGGACGCCGGCGGATCTGATCATCCTCGACATCGGCCTGCCGGACATCAGTGGCTTCGAAACCTGTAAGCAATTGAGGCGCTTCAGCGAAGTGCCGGTGATGTTTCTCAGTGCTCGGGATGGTGAAATCGATCGTGTGGTGGGCCTGGAGATCGGTGCCGATGACTACGTGGTCAAGCCGTTTAGCCCCCGTGAAGTGGCGGCGCGGGTTCGGGCGATTCTCAAGCGTGCGGTACCGAAAAACCTGGCAGAAACTGCGCCGACACTGTTTCGCGTCGACAACGAGCGCGTGCAAATCACCTATCGCGGCCAGGCCTTGAGCCTGACCCGCCACGAATTCCGCTTGCTGCAATGTCTGCTCGAACAACCCGAACGCGTATTCAGCCGCGAGCAATTGCTCGATGCGTTGGGCGTGGCCGCCGATGCCGGCTACGAGCGCAGCATCGACAGCCACATCAAGAGCGTGCGCGCGAAGTTGCGGTTGGTGAAGGCTGACGCCGAGCCGATCCAGACCCATCGCGGGCTCGGCTACAGCTACAGCCCGGGACACAGCTGA
- a CDS encoding RHS repeat-associated core domain-containing protein — translation MSTNSRRTILLATDHQHSVLSALVATRPHPIAYTPYGHRPAENGLLSLLGFNGELPDPMTGHYHLGNGYRQFNPVLMRFNSPDSWSPFGDGGLNAYGYCDGDPRNRADATGHVWWITKFLSQLFGRKPKLPQTKNEVSRITDIESKPKAEQHNSMRQEQYNAAKPAIGPTTQKIDTQTTDQPPTPFYIDRSNKAVFRLNYNEYYVARFPLTPVTTKKLTDRGVNIHASLFTNDKEKANLVFPNINSTNKLLEAVRINQLQR, via the coding sequence ATGTCTACGAACTCGCGCAGAACGATCCTGTTGGCAACCGATCATCAGCACTCGGTACTGAGCGCTTTGGTCGCGACTCGGCCTCATCCCATCGCCTACACACCCTATGGTCATCGCCCAGCCGAAAACGGCTTGCTCAGCCTGCTTGGTTTCAACGGTGAACTGCCTGACCCGATGACAGGGCATTATCATTTGGGGAACGGGTATCGGCAGTTCAATCCAGTGTTGATGCGGTTTAATAGCCCGGATAGTTGGAGTCCATTCGGGGACGGTGGGTTGAATGCGTATGGGTATTGCGATGGGGATCCGAGAAACCGGGCAGATGCGACAGGGCATGTTTGGTGGATTACAAAGTTTCTCAGTCAGTTATTCGGTAGGAAGCCAAAGCTTCCACAGACGAAAAATGAAGTATCTAGAATTACTGACATAGAATCAAAGCCGAAAGCAGAGCAACACAACTCAATGCGCCAAGAACAATACAACGCCGCAAAACCAGCCATAGGTCCCACAACACAAAAGATCGACACACAAACAACTGACCAACCCCCAACACCTTTTTACATCGACAGGAGCAACAAAGCAGTTTTTAGACTTAACTATAATGAATATTATGTTGCCCGTTTCCCATTGACACCTGTTACTACCAAAAAACTCACTGATCGCGGGGTCAACATTCACGCTAGCCTTTTCACTAACGATAAAGAAAAGGCTAATCTGGTTTTCCCTAACATAAACAGCACAAACAAACTCCTAGAGGCAGTTCGCATCAATCAACTGCAGCGTTGA
- a CDS encoding ATP-dependent zinc protease, with protein MKSLLALLSLIALPVMAAEPTLYGRYEYIALPEIGGEVLKAKMDTGALTASLSAKDIETFTRDGEDWVRFRLATKDASNKVYEHKIARISKIKTRSEEDEDEDTAAPTKRPVVDLELCLGNVKRTVEVNLTDRSSFNYPLLIGAKALREFGAAVNPARRFTADKPHC; from the coding sequence GTGAAATCCCTTCTTGCACTGCTTTCCCTCATCGCCCTGCCGGTCATGGCCGCCGAACCGACCCTGTACGGCCGTTACGAATACATCGCGCTGCCGGAAATCGGCGGTGAAGTGCTCAAGGCCAAAATGGACACTGGCGCACTGACGGCGTCGCTGTCGGCGAAGGACATCGAAACCTTCACCCGCGACGGCGAAGACTGGGTACGTTTCCGCCTAGCCACCAAGGACGCGAGCAACAAGGTCTATGAGCACAAGATCGCGCGAATCAGCAAGATCAAGACCCGCTCCGAAGAAGACGAAGATGAAGACACCGCCGCGCCCACCAAACGTCCAGTGGTCGATCTGGAGTTGTGCCTGGGCAATGTGAAGCGCACGGTCGAGGTCAATTTGACTGACCGTAGCAGCTTTAATTATCCACTGCTGATTGGAGCCAAGGCGTTGCGTGAGTTTGGCGCGGCGGTGAATCCGGCGAGAAGGTTTACGGCGGACAAGCCGCATTGTTGA
- a CDS encoding acyltransferase, with translation MRRLLTGCFVILLLLLNTLVLIGPLMVFALLKLVLSGRFRDYASTAVMWIAETWSEIDKLIFRFCIPTQWDIRGGDDLRRDTSYLVISNHQSWVDIPALIQTLNRRTPFFKFFLKKELIWVPFLGLAWWALDYPFMKRYSKAFLAKHPELAGKDLEITKQACELFKRQPVTVVNYLEGTRFTAAKSAQQQSPFTHLLRPKAGGVAFVLAAMGEQLDAILDVTVVYPQQAIPGFWDLISGNVPRVIIDIKTRDLDPALWQGDYENDPQFRETVQDWVNQLWTEKDQRIDALRAESR, from the coding sequence ATGCGCCGCCTGCTCACCGGCTGTTTCGTTATCCTGCTGCTGTTGCTCAACACCCTGGTTCTGATCGGACCGTTGATGGTGTTTGCCCTGCTCAAACTGGTCCTGTCCGGGCGCTTTCGCGATTACGCCTCCACGGCGGTGATGTGGATCGCCGAGACCTGGTCGGAAATCGACAAGCTGATTTTCCGCTTCTGCATCCCCACCCAATGGGACATTCGCGGTGGCGACGATCTGAGGCGCGACACGTCGTATCTGGTGATCAGCAACCACCAATCCTGGGTTGATATCCCGGCATTGATCCAGACGCTGAACCGACGCACGCCGTTCTTCAAATTCTTCCTCAAGAAAGAACTGATCTGGGTGCCGTTCCTGGGCCTGGCATGGTGGGCGCTGGATTACCCGTTCATGAAGCGCTACAGCAAGGCGTTCCTGGCGAAGCATCCGGAGTTGGCCGGGAAGGATCTGGAGATCACAAAACAGGCTTGCGAGCTGTTCAAGCGGCAGCCGGTGACGGTCGTTAACTATCTGGAAGGCACGCGTTTTACCGCCGCCAAAAGCGCTCAGCAGCAATCACCGTTCACTCACCTGCTCAGGCCAAAGGCTGGCGGTGTGGCGTTTGTGCTGGCGGCGATGGGCGAACAGCTGGATGCGATTCTCGACGTGACTGTGGTTTACCCGCAGCAGGCAATCCCGGGATTCTGGGATTTGATCAGCGGCAACGTGCCGAGGGTGATCATCGACATCAAGACCCGCGACCTCGACCCGGCGCTGTGGCAAGGCGATTACGAAAACGACCCGCAGTTTCGTGAAACGGTCCAGGACTGGGTCAACCAGCTCTGGACCGAGAAGGACCAACGCATCGACGCCTTGCGCGCCGAAAGCCGCTGA